A region of the Vibrio rumoiensis genome:
TTCAGAAACTAGTTATAGCTGTTTTTTATGTATAAAAAAAGCAGCGGTCGCTGCTTTTATGTAACTTAACAATTTACAAATAATTGTTATAGGATAGCAAGAAGTTCAACTTCAAATACTAAAGCGGCAAAAGGAGGGATTGCTGCACCTGCACCACGTTCACCGTATGCAAGATCTTGAGGGATGTATAACTTCCACTTTGAACCTACAGGCATTAGTTGAAGTGCTTCAACCCAACCAGCGATAACGCCAGTTACTGGGAATTCAGCAGGTTGACCGCGAGATACAGAACTGTCAAATACTGTGCCGTCAGTTAATTGACCGTGGTAGTGTACACGTACTTGCTTGTCTGATGTTGGGATCTCGCCAGTGCCTTCAGTGATCACTTCGTATTGAAGACCAGATTCTAAAACCGTCACTTCTGGACGTAGACCATTGTCTTTCAAAAATACTTCACCATCTGCAGCAGCAGCTTTTGCCGCCTCAGCACGTAATGCTTCTGCACGAGTATGTAGTTCGCGAAGTGCATTGTTGATTTCATCTACTTCGATTTCAGGCATGTCACCCGTTAGTGATGTAGCGATACCTTTAGCGATAGCTGCAACATTAAGACCTTCTAGGCCACTTCCTGCAAGTTGTTGGCCCATTTGTAGACCAATACCATAACTTGCTTTTTGCTCAATAGTTTCTAATTTAACGTCAGACATGCGAATCTCTTGTTTGCTTAAATGAAGTACCAAGAATATCAGTTCTAACTAATAGATGAAATACGAGGTTAACAGTTACAGCTATAGAAAATTTTGTAATATACTGACAAAGTGAGTAGTTTATTGAATATCCTTGACGTAAATAACATTAGGATGATGCGACGTGAATCAACGTAAAAAAAATAACCCAAGCCGTACACAAGCACTTAAGGATAAACTTATTCAATCAGATCTTGTGAGTCGAGTTATTGACGCCTGGCACTCTCTGCCTAAGTTACATCAGCGTGTTTTGATGGTACTTATTCCTTTAGTCATTGTTTTATTACTACTTCCTAGTGAAAAAGCTCCAGAGCCTCAAACGCAAGAAGTCGTTGCTAAGCCTACGAAACCGTCACGCATGACCGTTCCTTTAGTTATTAATGGTGAAGAGACAGCGGCAACTAAACCTAAGCCTAAAGTTGAGAATAATGAAAAACGAGTGCAGTTAAGTGATCCTGAATCGAATTCAGAGGATAAACCTGAACGTAAGATCACGAATAATGCTGGGCCTGAGCCTTGGAATAATTATACGGTTGAGAAGGGGGACACGCTTTCTCAAGTATTTAGGAATAATGATTTATCTCTATCGGACTTAAATCAATTGGTTGAGATTGAGGGTAAAGATAAACCACTGAGCCAGATTAAGCATGGTCAGTTGATTCGTTTTAAGCTGACCAACCGTGGCGATTTAGATATTCTACAAATAGAAAAAGAAGATGGCCCAGTGATGTTTTTCCGCTTATCGAGTGGCGGTTTTGCCCGAAGTACTCAATAATCTAGGGTGTACTAGACTCTTCTTATCATATCAATATGAGGAATATCATCTTCTAGATATTCCTCTGAAATCTTCTCAAATCCATGTTTTGCATAATAGTGCTCAAGGTGAGATTGAGCTCCAATCGTAATATCAACGTCTCCCCATAATTGAATGCAGTATTCAAGGGCAGTCTGAATTAGTTGGTGACCAAGTCCGTTACCGCGATGATTTAAGTTTGTGGCGACACGTCCAATACTCGCAGTTTCAAAGCTTATCCCCTTTTCAAGTAAGCGAGCACAAGCGATCAATTGATTATCTTTGTAGCCCAGTAATTGATAAACCCCTTCAAGTTGGTCTTTGCCATCAAGTTCAGGGTAAGGACAAGTTTGTTCGACTACAAACACATCCACTCTTAATCTGAGTAATTGGTATAGCTCATGAGTGGTTAATTGTTCAAAAGATTTACAAATCCATTGCATAAAAACGATGCTCTCTCTAATTTCTGGCTTATTTACTTTAAATACTGAACCTAATTTCATCAGGTTACTTCCAAGATAATCGAGTTTATTTTTCAGTCAAGCCTTATCAAATCAGCTTTCATGTAGCGATTTTGTTCCTATGTATACCTTCCTTAAATATTCCCTTAGCAGTTATTCGAATAAAAAATGAAATTTTAGCATTTCAGCTAATAACATCAGATGGTCATAATGATTGCCTAATAAGCATTCAGATAAGAAGATCTCGTGGTATGGATACGATAACTTTATTCCCAAATAGGAAGGGAAGCCGGATGGCATCAAATAAAGCTAGCCGAACAAACGCTTTGCTAAGTTTTAGCCAAAGCCAATTGCAACCTGGTTGTGTTGCACTTATCGGCGCAGGTCCCGGTGATGCCGAGCTTTTAACTCTGAAAGCACTTTCTTATCTACAACAAGCCGATGTCGTGCTTTATGACTATTTGGTATCTGATGAAATTATGGCGCTTATTCCTAGCGAAACCATATTAGTTTGCGTAGGTAAGAAAGCGGGTCATCACAGTGTGCCTCAGCATAAAACTAACCAACTATTAGTGGATTTTGCCCAACAAGGCTACAAAGTTGCGCGTATTAAAGGCGGTGACCCCTTTATGTTTGGCCGCGGTGGTGAAGAACTAGAAGTGCTAGCGGATGCAGGTATTGGCTTTGAAGTGATCCCGGGCATCACTGCGGCGGCTGGTGCGACGGCTTACGCTGGGATCCCACTGACACATCGTGACTACGCCCAATCCGCCATGTTTATTACTGGCCACTTAAAGTCTGAAGATGATCATATGGATTGGTCAACACTTGCTCGTGGCCATCAAACGTTAGTGATCTATATGGGATTGATGAAGTCTTGTTATATCCAACAGCAATTGATTGAACACGGTAGGGCAATCGATACACCGGTTGCCATTATCGAACGTGGTACTCAAGCCCAACAAAAAGTGCTTATCGGAACGTTATCCGAGTTAGCTAATCTCGCTGAGGATGCTCAGTCTCCCTCTTTAATTGTTATCGGTGAGGTGGTGAGCCTAGCGTCAAAGCTCGCTTGGTTTGGCTCGCAAACGCAGCAGGAAAAATCAACTCAGTCGATGGCGATTTAGCTTAAGTAAGGCTCAGTATCGTCGACTATTAGGAACGCATTTCTCGCAAAGGACATGAATCATGGAACAAGAACGTTTAACCCATTTACAGCAACTTGAGGCGGAGAGTATTCATATTATCCGTGAAGTCGCGGCCGAGTTTGATAATCCGGTAATGATGTATTCAATCGGTAAAGATTCAGCGGTGATGTTGCATCTTGCCCGTAAAGCTTTTTATCCAGGAAAGATCCCTTTCCCACTTTTACATGTAGATACTGATTGGAAATTCAAAGAAATGATTGAATTTCGCGATCGTACTGCCAAGAAATATGGCTTTGATTTATTGGTGCACAAGAACCCTGAAGGTCTAGCGATGGGCTGTAATCCATTTGTTCATGGTTCATCAAAACATACCGATATCATGAAAACCCAAGGCTTGAAGCAAGCATTGAATAAATATGGTTTTGATGCGGCATTTGGTGGCGCCCGTCGTGATGAAGAAAAATCTCGAGCTAAAGAACGAGTCTATTCATTTCGCGATAAACACCATACTTGGGATCCAAAAAATCAGCGCCCAGAGCTTTGGCATACTTATAACGGCCAAGTGAATAAAGGCGAAAGCATCCGAGTATTCCCATTATCAAATTGGACGGAATTGGATATTTGGCAATACATCTACCTAGAAAATATTGAAATCGTGCCACTGTATTTATCGGCGGTTCGTCCGGTGGTGAATCGTGATGGTATGTTGATTATGGTCGACGATGATCGTTTTCAATTCGAAGAAGGTGAGAAGGTTGAGCATAAGAGTGTGCGTTTCCGCACGCTAGGTTGTTACCCATTAACGGGAGCGATCGAATCGGAAGCGGCGACGTTGCCGGAGATCATTCAAGAAATGTTAGTGGCGACATCCAGTGAGCGTCAAGGCCGTGCGATCGACCATGATCAATCCGGATCGATGGAACTGAAAAAGCGCCAAGGCTACTTCTAAGCTCGTTAAGTTATCGACTCAAGTTATCAAAAGGATTTTATTATGAACGCAGTTGTTGAAGCCGAACTGGCTGAATTGGGCATTGAAGGTTATCTCACCCAGCATCAGTATAAATCATTGATGCGTTTTTTAACCTGTGGCTCTGTGGATGATGGCAAAAGTACCTTAATCGGTCGCTTGCTCCATGATTCAAAGCAGATTTATGAAGATCAATTAGCCGCTGTGAATAGCGATAGCCAACGTGTTGGCACGACAGGTGAGCGTCCTGATTTAGCCTTATTAGTCGATGGTTTGCAGGCTGAGCGTGAACAAGGTATTACCATTGATGTCGCGTATCGTTATTTCTCAACCAAAAAGCGCAAATTCATCATTGCCGATACTCCGGGACACGAGCAATACACTCGTAATATGGCAACAGGTGCCTCGACTTGTGATGTGGCCGTGATCTTGATTGATGCGCGTAAAGGGGTGTTAGATCAAACGCGTCGTCATTCGTTTATTGCTAGCTTATTAGGTATTCGTCACTTTGTGGTGGCGGTGAATAAGATGGATCTAGTCGATTATTCTGAACAACGTTTTAACGATATCCGTGAAGAATATTTAGCGTTTTCGAAAAACTTAAACTCAGAGATTAATATTCAATTGATCCCGATCTCAGCATTAGAAGGTGACAATGTTGTTGATCAAACTCAGAATTTATCTTGGTATCAAGGTAAACCACTACTGCAAATCTTAGAAGACATCGATCTAAGCCAAGAACATACTCAAGGTGAGTTCCGGTTACCGGTGCAGTATGTCAATCGACCTAATCTCGATTTCCGTGGTTTTGCGGGTACGATTGCTAATGGAACGATTGCGGTCGGTGATAGTGTGACGGCTCTGCCTTCTGGTAAAAGCTCTAAAGTGGCTCGCATTGTGACGTTTGATGGCGATTTGGATTCTGCTCGAGCAGGTCAAGCGGTGACCGTGACTTTAGAAGATGAAATTGATATTAGTCGCGGCGACTTATTAGTTCCAACTGGCGCGACGATCAAAGCCACCAATCAGTTTTTAGCCGATGTAGTATGGATGACCGATCAGCCTTTTGCGACAGGACGTCAATACGACATTAAAGTGGCCGGTAAACAAACGGTAGGGCAACTGGAATCGATTAAGCATCAGTATGACATCAATAAGTTAGAAGAATTTGATGCGACGGAGCTGCCATTAAATGGTATTGGTTTGTGTGAAATATCATTAACGGAAACTGTTGCTTTAGATAAATACACCGAGTGTGCAGATACCGGTGGTTTTATCATTATTGACCGTTTAACCAATGTTACTGTCGGTGCTGGTATGGTGCGTGAACGTTTAACTCAACAACAAGCTAATACCACACCTGTATCGAGCTTTGAAGTTGAATTGAATGCGCTCATTCGTAAACATTTCCCACATTGGGGAGCGAAAGATATTAGCCAACTGTTTAACTCTTCTTCTCTCACTGTTCAGCAGCAGTAAGGCATGATAATGGTGGAGTATGCCATGTGGGATAAATGGTTGGTGTTACTGCTGTTAATCGCCATTATTGGCAGTTTAATCTTCACCAAGATTAAGCCGAGCTTTATTTTTGCTAGTGCTGCGTTGGTCGCTTTTATGACTGGCGCAGTGGATCTTGATGGCATCGCGAAGAACTTTACTAATTCATCATTGTTGACATTAGTGTTATTGATTTTAGCCTCATGTGCTTTAGAGAAAACGCGGCTGATCAGTTGGATCAGCCGCCATATTTCTTCCGGTCGATTGGGGAGCGTTGTCGCTAAATTAGGTCTTTCGACCGCCTTTCTTTCTTCTTTTACCAATAATACCGCGGTGGTGGTGTCTTTGATTGGAGCGATTAAACGTAACCAGTCACATGCTCCATCGCAGTTATTAATTCCACTTTCATATGCCGCTATTTTAGGCGGTACGCTGACTTTAATTGGCACTTCGACCAATTTGATCATCAATAGTTTTGTGGTGGATGCTGGCTTACCGAGTCTTGGCTTTTTTGCACCGACCTGCATTGGCCTCGCCATTTTAGTGATTGGTGTTTTGGTGCTCATTCCACTTAGTTACTTATTACCGAATAGCGATGTGCACGAGCAAGACGATCTTCCTTATTTTTTAGAGGCGAGAGTGGAAGCGGGCTCTCCTTTGATAGGGAAAAGTATCGCACAAAATAATTTAAGAGCGTTGCGTAAGTTATTTTTAGCCGAAGTGATTCGAGATGGCGTGACAATAGCGTCAGTCACCCCAGATCTAGTGTTACTGGAAAAAGACCGTTTGTTGTTTTGTGGTGATGTAGAAAGTGTCGCTACCTTACAAGAGATCCCTGGAGTAACATTATTTGGTCAACACCACCTGAATGGACAAAGTTTTATTGAAGTGGTGGTCAGTCAATCGGCTTCGATTTGCAACAAGACGTTAAAGTCGAGCCAGTTTCGAGATCGCTTTGATGCCGTTGTGGTGGCGATTCGTCGCGGACACGAACGTTTAGAAGGCGGTTTAGGAAATGTAAAACTGGCAGCAGGCGATACCTTGGTGTTGGTTCCCGGTAAAGGCTTCCACTCGGCTCGTCAAGATCATGGTAAAGAGTTCGTCTTGATTAACGATCTTGATTCGAGTGCAAAATTAGATCGAACCAAATCATCTTTGGTGTTGTTCGGTTTTGCGGCAATTATTGGGTTATCGCTGCTTGGAGTGATCCCAATCATTAAGGGGTTAGCGGGTTATATCATATTGATGCTTGCTCTAGGTGCCGTTGGAATAAGTGAACTAAGACGACGATTTCCTATTGATATTATGGTGATCGTTGGCTCCGCGTTGTGTTTGGCTCAATTAATGATGTCGTCTGGTTTATCTAAGCAAATGGGCGATCTATTCATTTATTTGTTTAATGGTAGTGGGCCAATGGGGGCATTGATTGCGACCTATTTGTTGACGCTGATTTTAACCGAGCTTATTACCAATAATGCTGCTGCAGCGTTGGCTTTTCCTATTGGCTACAGCATGGCGATAGGCTATGGCGTGGATCCTATGCCATTTATTATGGCGGTATTGTTTGGCGCCAGCGCCAGTTTTATTTCTCCTTATGGTTATCAAACCAATTTGTTGGTGTATAGCGTTGGAAATTACCATATTAACGATTTTATTAAAGTGGGAGTGCCGATCTCGATCGTTTATTCGGTCGTAACATTGACGCTAATTCCTTATTTCTTCCCTTTTTAAAGCTTACTTTTATGAAAAGTAAACTCAGTAGGATGGACTCTATTAATGACTGTTTTGAATAAAGATGAAAATGTAATTTGGCATCAACATCAGGTGACTAAACAAACTCGCTCAGATTTGAAAAAGCAAAAGCCAGTGGTGCTTTGGTTTACAGGGTTATCTGGTGCTGGTAAATCAACAGTGGCAGGGGCTCTTGAATCTCAACTAGCGAGCTTGGGTTATCATACCTATCTACTCGATGGCGATAATGTTCGTCATGGATTATGCAGTGATTTAGGTTTTTCATCACAAGATCGCAGAGAGAATATTCGTCGTATTGGTGAGTTGGCAAAACTCATGGCGGATGCCGGCTTAATTGTCTTATCCGCTTTTATTTCTCCACATCGAGCTGAGCGCCAGATGGTACGAGATTTACTGCCGGACGGGGAATTCATTGAAGTGTTCGTTAATGCGCCACTAGAGGTATGTGAACAGCGTGACCCGAAAGGATTATATAAGAAGGCGAGAGCAGGCGAAATTCCGAATTTTACGGGGATTGATTCGGAATATGAAGCGCCACAACAGCCTGAGATTGATTTACCAGCCGGTGAAATGTCATTGGATGAGCTGGTGGAAATGTGTTTGCAGCATTTACGAGATCGGTCGGTTATTGCTTAACTGACAATGAAGAGAACACAAATTAACGGAATAGAAAAAAGGGAGTCAATGGGCTCCCTTTCTCGTGTGTTTACGATTACTGATCATCGTATTCTTCGATGGCGTCTCCTTGTAGGGTATAACCAGTTTGCGCTAAGTCATGATCGAGCACTTGAGTTTCTAATTTACCGACCACATACACCACATCCCATAATTGCTGAACGGGCGCGCCTTTGGGAAATTTGACATAAATAATTTGGTTGGGCGGTGGTGGTGGTACGTGGATACAGGCACCAAAATAGGGCACTAATAGAAACTCAGTAATGGTGTTTTGGTCGCCTTCTAAGGGGATAACAAAACCGGGGATTTTCACATAGCTGTTATTCAGCTCTGGACGAGTATGACCGATGGGGTTTTGCTTTGCTTTGCCACCAGTGTGATTACCTGGTGCAGGCATACCGAGCTTATCAAAGTTTTTTTGTTCATCGACTGGCACTAAATCAATCCAATCTAACTTGAGCGGTTCTTGTGATGTTTCCGCGTGAGCCAGTGGGATAGAAAATAAATTAACCAGAACAATAAGCCATGCAACCCTTGTTAAGTGTTTCCATTTGAACGGTTGATTGACGAACGTTTGCATCGTTATACCTTAATGGTCATGCCATCGGCGACAGAATGACGATATGCTTTGAGCGATGGAAATAACCCAATGATTATCCCTGACAGTTGTACCAGCATTAGTAACATAAGGTCATGTTGGGATAAAGCTGTTAGAGCAATTTTGACGCCATATTGATGTTCAATGAGTGGAGCACTCAGCGTCAACACTAGATAAAGAAGTCCGGTGCCAACCGCGATCCCTAATAAGGTTAATAGACTGGCTTCACTCATCAATAGGAAGAAGATGTGTTTTGGCTGTGCACCCATCGCACGTAATATTGCCATTTCACGGCGTCGTTCTTGTAACCCTGTTAATAGGCTAGTTAACATTCCTAATAGACCCGCAATCACCACAAAGCCTGAAATCACCATGAGGGCTTGTTCTGCCACCGACATCATTCCCCATAATTCACTGAGCGCGATGCCTGGCAAAATGGCACTTAACGGTTCTTTCGTATAATTGTTAATTTGCCTTTGTAGCATAAAGGTTTGAATTTTAGAGTTGAGCCCGAGCATAAAAGCGGTAATTTCTTTGGGTTCAAATTGCTGGTTTTCTAATGCTTTTTTATCTGGTGTATGCCCGAGATGGGCACCTGATTCCCATCCAACATGTATCGCTTCAATTGCCCCGAGTGATACGTGAACTGTTTTATCTACTGGGGTTCCGGTTGGCGCTAAAATACCGGTGATAGTGAATGGGAGATTTTTGTGGCGTGTAAAGGATTTATCACTGATGCCATGCGCAATAATAATGTCATCACCGAGATGGTAGTTGAGTTTTTTGGCGACATCCGAGCCAATCACGGTTTCAAATAAACCATGAAACGCTTGCCCTTGCGAGAAAGTAAGTGGTTGCTTACTTCCGTAGCGGTAAAATGTAAAGTAATCCTGATTGGTGCCCATCACACGAAATCCGCGGTGTGAATCCCCCAATGAAATCGGAATAGCCCACTTTACCTGTGGCAGATGAGCGATATCTTGATAGCTTTTCCAATCGATATTGTTGGTTGCATTGCCAATTCGAAAGACCGAATAAAGCAGTAAATTCACTTCACCAGAACGAGCTCCGACAATTAAATCTGTGCTCGAAATGGTATTGGCAAAACTACTTTTCGCTTGAGTTCGAATCTGTTCGACTCCGAGCAGTAATACCACTGAAATGGCCACTGTCAAAATCGTTAATAGCGCGGTGGTTTTTCGGTTGAGTAAGCTTTTCCAAGCCAGAGAGATAATGGCACTCATGAGCTTTCCCCTTCCTGATTCACCTGATTCATCGTCGGAAGATCAACATGAACGTTAAAGTAACGGCGCAGGTTTGAGTCGTGACTGACAAAAATGACGGTTGCAGCGGAGCGATTCGCCTCTTCCAGCAAGAGCTCGATAAAGGCTTGGCGGTTTTCTGGGTCAAGGGCAGATGTCGGTTCATCGGCAATGATTAGTTCGGGCTGGCCGATCAGCGCGCGAGCCGCGGCAACTCGTTGTTGCTGGCCAATACTAAGTTCATTAATAGGGCGATCAAAGCACGATGCAGGCAAATGTAGCCTTGTTAATAATTGTGTTGCTTGTTGTGCTAAAGACTCTGATTGTTGTTCTGCTTTAGCTTTACGAGCTTGAGAAAAGCGGCAAGGCAGTAAGACATTCTCAAGTACAGAAAGATAAGGCAGTAAATTGAATTGCTGGAAAATATAGCCAATATGCTGAGCGCGAAATTGATCTCTCTGAGATTGAGATAACCCATTGAGAGCTCGATTAAGAATGTCGATTTGGCCGACTTGTGGCGTAATAATGCCGGTTAATAAACTTAATAATGTCGATTTTCCACAACCACTTGGCCCTTGAATAAATACATGTTGTTGCAAGGGAATCGATAAATAGTCAATGACTAAGGTTGGTGTAGCTTGTTTTGGCCAAGTAAAGCTGACTTGCTTGAGTTCTATTGCAAGAGAAATCGTCATGTTGGTCTCTTTTTAGGCTTATCTTTTAAATAAAGCGACGTCGCGGAGCAGGCCGCGACGTAAATTGCATTGAATAATGACTTTACCATTGAATGCTTTGGTTTGGCTGCTTAAGTTCGATGTGTTTTTGGGCGTTATCGGTTAACACGTTAATCTCAATGGTTTGAGTGGCCGGAAAGTGAGAAAACCATTGAGTATCGATAGTCGATAATTGCGAAATATTGTCACATTGATACTGGTATTGCAGAGTGAAGGTGCCATGCTGGTGGTCGTGGTCGTGGTCGTGGTCGTGGTCGTGGTCGTGGTCGTGGTGTGACTCATGATCGTGATGCTGGTCATGGCTATCATGCTCAGATTCGATTTGTTGACCAATATTGTCTTTTATTAGTGAGTCTATTGGCTGGCAATTCGCTGTTTTAGTCAATGTGAATAGTTGATTGGGTTGCTTAAGTAGAGCCACTGCTTGTTGATAAGCTTGTTGCTCCTCTTGGTTAGTTGGGGCGTGTTCAAACCCTAAAATATCTTGTCCAGGAGAGGTAACCTCGATTAAAAAGTCATTACCATCTTGCACCATATTGAACGTGACTATGCCATGAACATGAGGTTGATGTTGGCGGAATTCATGTTGATCGGCGGCGACAGCTAGATTTGGCAAACTTAGTAAGCTGGCAGATAAAATTGAAGAGATGGCGGTCATTTTATGCATGTTGGGCTCTCATTGGCTAGAGGATAAATGTGAGAGCAAGCATGAAGTTTATGCATCTCACTAGAATGATAATTGTTATACTATAACAACCACCAATCTAGCAGAAATGTTATGTTATTACAATTTGTGTCAATTAAAGATTTTGCTTAATCAATTGTAATACTTGGTTAATTTGTTGCGGAGTTAGCTCACCGTCTTGGTTGAAGAGCACTCGACCTGTTTTATCTTGCACAATGATGGTGGAAGACTTCGGTGTCAGTTGCCATTGCTTGGCTGCGACACCCTCTTGATCCAATACCATCGAAGACCAAGAGAAGTCTTTCTTACCATCTTCTGCTGATGATTTTACAAAAGAGCTGGTTCCCCAAATGGCATCATCTTGGTTGACGATGGTGGTTGTTTGATATTTGTCTGCAGGAAAATCCGCTTTGGTGATGGCTTCCATTAATGGCGCGTTCATTGCTTTCGCACCACTTCTCCCGGCAATCGCCTGAATGACACGCACTTTGCCGAGTAGCAATTCTGTATTCCAAGGTAAGTAGTTGAAATCGTCATTTTGAAGGAAAATTTCGCCTCCTTTTTCGATGGTTACCGCCGGAATGCTGCGACCAACCTGAATGTTATTAGCGCTCACTGTGAGTGAAATCATGCTCAAAAAAAGGGCAATGGATAGTTTTCTTATCATCGTTGTCTACCTAGTTAGATGCTGGAAATGAGAAAGTCCTCATATAATAGCGCATAAACAAATTTGAAAAGTACGAAATGTTGTCTGGCTCTAATTTTGCGTAACTTTTTTTGACTATAAAGAGTGTCTTGAGTGAGGAGTTTGCACCTTGTCACTATTTTGCAGCAATTTTACTGTATCAATGTGGCTCAATTGAATTTTAGCCACTATAACCATACTAATGGCCAATGCGAGATTGCCATCTTAATGATGTGAATCAGGCTTGTTAGAACGCTATCGAAAATAACAATAATCTGGATATACACATGAACATGCAGCCAATTTTTAATCGCTATCGTCCACTTCAAATTGCCCGTTTTGTGAAAGTTGTATTTAAAGGGCATTTTGGTATCAAAGGTGTTGGGGAATTTTATTTCGATAAAGGTAAAGTGCTATTACCTGATGTGTCGAATAAAAAACAATTAAAGATTATGAAAGAGGTCAACTTAGCGATTCATCAACTATCGTTGGAGTCTTGAAGGTATTGCTTAGATAAACAGGCTTACCGTTAAGCCTGTTTATGTCGGTCGTCTTCCTATATGTAGGTTTTAGGCTTGGGTTATTCGCTTAAGCTAGGTGGGAAGCACACACCGGTTCCACCGATACCGCAATAGCCTTGTGGGTTCTTGGCTAAATATTGCTGGTGGTAAGTTTCGGCGAGGTAATAGTCACCCATCACTGCTAGTTCGGTGGTGATATTTTTACTTAATGATTCACCAATCGCTTGCTGGTAAGTTGCTTTGCTTTGTTCTGCAATCGTAAGATCGTTCGTATCTTCAGTAAAAATAACCGAGCGATATTGGGTACCAATATCATTACCTTGGCGCATTCCTTGAGTCGGATCGTGCTTCTCCCAAAATACGACCAACAGCTCTTGTAGTGACAATTGGCTTGGATCGAAAATGACACGAACCACTTCCGCATGCCCCGTTTCACCACTGCACACTTCTTGATAGGTTGGGTTTGGTGTATAACCACCGCTATAGCCTACCGAAGTACTTATGACACCATCAAGTTGCCAGAAAACGCGTTCAGCACCCCAGAAACATCCGAGCCCTAATAGCACTTCTTTACTTCCTGTTGGTTTCTCAGCCGTTAAATCGGTTTGATTAATATAATGCAATTCAGTGATAAGCATTTTTTCATCACGACCGGTTAATGCGGTTTCTTGGGTGATTAATTTATCTTTATTCGACATTAATAATCCTTATTCGACTTTTGAGAACAGGGAAAGTCTGGTAGTTTAAGTCGCATACAATATATGAGGTCAAAAAGACCTTAACCATAGACTGACGAATCCCTGTGATCATTTCCAATTAAAGTAGTGTAATCCCTATTTTGATCTGACAAATTACAGTAGTTTGGGCCATGAGTACAAATATTCACTTATGAAAAAGAGTCATCTCACTTCATTGTTGACCTGTTTGCTGATTTTTTCGGCTACCCCTAGCTATGCAGAAACAGATCTCACTATCGAAGGGTTAGATGGTGATCTAGAAGATAATGTCTCCTCTTACTTATCGGCAATCAAAGAGAGTGAATATTCCACTTCGCTACGTTTTCAATCTCGCGTCAAAGAAAATATTACCGATGCGCTTAAAGCTCTGGGTTATTACAACCCTGATATTCAATTTAAGATAGAAGG
Encoded here:
- a CDS encoding SLC13 family permease, coding for MWDKWLVLLLLIAIIGSLIFTKIKPSFIFASAALVAFMTGAVDLDGIAKNFTNSSLLTLVLLILASCALEKTRLISWISRHISSGRLGSVVAKLGLSTAFLSSFTNNTAVVVSLIGAIKRNQSHAPSQLLIPLSYAAILGGTLTLIGTSTNLIINSFVVDAGLPSLGFFAPTCIGLAILVIGVLVLIPLSYLLPNSDVHEQDDLPYFLEARVEAGSPLIGKSIAQNNLRALRKLFLAEVIRDGVTIASVTPDLVLLEKDRLLFCGDVESVATLQEIPGVTLFGQHHLNGQSFIEVVVSQSASICNKTLKSSQFRDRFDAVVVAIRRGHERLEGGLGNVKLAAGDTLVLVPGKGFHSARQDHGKEFVLINDLDSSAKLDRTKSSLVLFGFAAIIGLSLLGVIPIIKGLAGYIILMLALGAVGISELRRRFPIDIMVIVGSALCLAQLMMSSGLSKQMGDLFIYLFNGSGPMGALIATYLLTLILTELITNNAAAALAFPIGYSMAIGYGVDPMPFIMAVLFGASASFISPYGYQTNLLVYSVGNYHINDFIKVGVPISIVYSVVTLTLIPYFFPF
- the cysC gene encoding adenylyl-sulfate kinase, with amino-acid sequence MTVLNKDENVIWHQHQVTKQTRSDLKKQKPVVLWFTGLSGAGKSTVAGALESQLASLGYHTYLLDGDNVRHGLCSDLGFSSQDRRENIRRIGELAKLMADAGLIVLSAFISPHRAERQMVRDLLPDGEFIEVFVNAPLEVCEQRDPKGLYKKARAGEIPNFTGIDSEYEAPQQPEIDLPAGEMSLDELVEMCLQHLRDRSVIA
- a CDS encoding DUF3299 domain-containing protein, with the protein product MQTFVNQPFKWKHLTRVAWLIVLVNLFSIPLAHAETSQEPLKLDWIDLVPVDEQKNFDKLGMPAPGNHTGGKAKQNPIGHTRPELNNSYVKIPGFVIPLEGDQNTITEFLLVPYFGACIHVPPPPPNQIIYVKFPKGAPVQQLWDVVYVVGKLETQVLDHDLAQTGYTLQGDAIEEYDDQ
- a CDS encoding ABC transporter permease, whose product is MSAIISLAWKSLLNRKTTALLTILTVAISVVLLLGVEQIRTQAKSSFANTISSTDLIVGARSGEVNLLLYSVFRIGNATNNIDWKSYQDIAHLPQVKWAIPISLGDSHRGFRVMGTNQDYFTFYRYGSKQPLTFSQGQAFHGLFETVIGSDVAKKLNYHLGDDIIIAHGISDKSFTRHKNLPFTITGILAPTGTPVDKTVHVSLGAIEAIHVGWESGAHLGHTPDKKALENQQFEPKEITAFMLGLNSKIQTFMLQRQINNYTKEPLSAILPGIALSELWGMMSVAEQALMVISGFVVIAGLLGMLTSLLTGLQERRREMAILRAMGAQPKHIFFLLMSEASLLTLLGIAVGTGLLYLVLTLSAPLIEHQYGVKIALTALSQHDLMLLMLVQLSGIIIGLFPSLKAYRHSVADGMTIKV
- a CDS encoding ABC transporter ATP-binding protein, with the protein product MTISLAIELKQVSFTWPKQATPTLVIDYLSIPLQQHVFIQGPSGCGKSTLLSLLTGIITPQVGQIDILNRALNGLSQSQRDQFRAQHIGYIFQQFNLLPYLSVLENVLLPCRFSQARKAKAEQQSESLAQQATQLLTRLHLPASCFDRPINELSIGQQQRVAAARALIGQPELIIADEPTSALDPENRQAFIELLLEEANRSAATVIFVSHDSNLRRYFNVHVDLPTMNQVNQEGESS
- the zrgA gene encoding zinc uptake protein ZrgA produces the protein MHKMTAISSILSASLLSLPNLAVAADQHEFRQHQPHVHGIVTFNMVQDGNDFLIEVTSPGQDILGFEHAPTNQEEQQAYQQAVALLKQPNQLFTLTKTANCQPIDSLIKDNIGQQIESEHDSHDQHHDHESHHDHDHDHDHDHDHDHQHGTFTLQYQYQCDNISQLSTIDTQWFSHFPATQTIEINVLTDNAQKHIELKQPNQSIQW
- a CDS encoding YtfJ family protein; amino-acid sequence: MIRKLSIALFLSMISLTVSANNIQVGRSIPAVTIEKGGEIFLQNDDFNYLPWNTELLLGKVRVIQAIAGRSGAKAMNAPLMEAITKADFPADKYQTTTIVNQDDAIWGTSSFVKSSAEDGKKDFSWSSMVLDQEGVAAKQWQLTPKSSTIIVQDKTGRVLFNQDGELTPQQINQVLQLIKQNL
- a CDS encoding DUF1107 family protein, yielding MNMQPIFNRYRPLQIARFVKVVFKGHFGIKGVGEFYFDKGKVLLPDVSNKKQLKIMKEVNLAIHQLSLES